Proteins found in one Brachypodium distachyon strain Bd21 chromosome 5, Brachypodium_distachyon_v3.0, whole genome shotgun sequence genomic segment:
- the LOC100838760 gene encoding putative disease resistance protein RGA4, producing the protein MASPEDTSLEPQIGWLAETILGTLQIEKLDTWIRRAELDDVVQKLKSEVERVEMVVAAVRGRATGNKPLSRSLARLKDLLYDADDAVDELDYYRLQQQVERDPIHNPESTHGAEAERVDETSRGAAAAADIPNSSGGHLRSKHWKDFTVITWESGKAVEAKCNLCGAHPIKCGSGNGTSVLSNHLKSKGCIRKRRGPPNPSSTDDATEIARPIVIGDSSSGKRKRADHESSKFTATNTDTPWDKAELSNRIQKITSQLQDIRGKVSEILKIHGPDFPSSSNNHRIAASDHHLRTTSSLAPRKVYGRVAEKKAIIKMIMQNKSNGVTVLPIVGTAGVGKTTLAQLVYNDPDVESHFDTKLWLRVSHNFDEVRLTREMLDFVPQDRCVGSLHINERHEGISSFAKLQEILKERMEYQLKRFLLILDDVWDNLDDERWNKLLNPLISSQAKGNVILVTTRNFCVAKKKGTLEPIQLCALEDEDFLLLFKSRAFGDENYKGDPSLSLIGRQIAEKLAGNPLAAETAGELLREHLTIDHWTKILKDEHWKSLQLSTGIMCALRLSYDQLPYHIQQCFSYTSIFPRSYRFPGEMLVHIWISQGFVNGNQSSKRLEEIGRHNLTVLVNLGFIQQVEIFLSCQPCYAICGLMHHFGRIVSRTECAIIDGLQCNEMLPTVLHLSIVTDYAYNKDQDGEFSRNELFEKTLNNTVTSVSKLRSLVLLGHYDPCFLQLFQRKFQEAQNLRLLQMSVTSVDFSSFQCSFVKPAHLRYLKLGSVEVRGDFPRVFSKLYQLQVLDVGLYAHPTAPNGIHNLVSLRLLDFKVQTSSGSEITQLQSMNELVQLGVSQLDNVKSSEEAYGAGLRNKGHLENLHLSWKDTLSDNESPADTARKHSEVLEGLKPHKHLKHLQISGYNGTSPTWLNSNMSITSLQTLHLDCCREWEILPSLERFPCLRKLKLNNMRKVTKILVPSLEELVLVDMPELERCSCTSLEGFNSSLRSLRIENCEKLEVFDLFENAGKFKVEHRSWLSGVRELILLDCHLLKVFSHLPPSATFSELQIRGVSTLPSMNGSYEKLHIESDWEDPSTECVGEVLAFHNLRSLKFLSINGYGVNSMSIFFKDLSHLVSLKSLEIARCGIVFSSYVIPEPTCEDVLAANRKLFPSLQSLTVESCRITGKGLSLMLQHSPVLEKLDLFDCIGITLLTVDEEENSLSNLISDRETQDELLHIPFNVSSTLKELSFVDFHCLRFNGSKKGFSGFTSLENLHIWDCPELLSSLVRKDGSDDQANGRWLLPESLGELDIVSYPEESLQRCFPNNLNSLKKLVLWNADLKSLQLHSCTGLEELEFAGCDSLSIVEGLQSLGSLRDLTVLGCPCLPSYLESFSRQCNELLPRLETLVINDPGVLTTSFCKHLTSLHDLKLVWMKVTRLTEEQERALVLLKSLQELTFDGCHHVMHLPAGLHTLPSLKRLKIDSCSSILWQPETGFPDSLEELELLRCSKELDDECMLLATPMSKLKVKIIP; encoded by the exons ATGGCCTCGCCAGAGGACACTTCTCTGGAGCCACAGATTGGATGGCTGGCGGAAACCATCCTCGGAACCCTCCAAATCGAAAAGCTAGATACGTGGATCCGGCGAGCCGAGCTTGACGATGTCGTTCAAAAGCTCAAGTCTGAGGTCGAGAGAGTCGAGATGGTGGTCGCTGCTGTCAGGGGGAGGGCGACCGGGAACAAGCCGCTGTCCAGGTCTCTCGCTCGTCTCAAGGATCTGCTCTACGACGCCGACGATGCTGTCGACGAGCTCGACTACTACAGGCTGCAACAACAGGTCGAAAGAG ATCCAATCCATAATCCCGAAAGCACGCATGGAGCAGAAGCAGAGCGGGTAGACGAAACATCGAggggtgctgctgcggctgcggaTATACCGAACAGCAGCGGTGGCCATTTACGGTCCAAGCATTGGAAAGACTTCACGGTCATAACATGGGAGAGTGGAAAGGCAGTCGAAGCAAAATGTAATCTCTGCGGAGCTCACCCGATCAAGTGCGGAAGCGGCAACGGGACATCAGTTTTGAGCAATCATCTCAAGAGTAAAGGTTGCATCAGGAAACGTAGAGGGCCGCCAAACCCCTCAAG CACCGATGATGCTACTGAAATTGCTAGGCCTATTGTAATTGGTGATTCATCTAgcggaaaaagaaagagagcgGATCACGAGTCATCAAAATTCACCGCTACTAACACAGACACTCCTTGGGATAAAGCCGAATTATCCAATAGGATACAAAAAATAACCAGTCAGTTACAAGACATCAGGGGGAAAGTGAGTGAGATTCTCAAGATACATGGACCAGACTTTCCTTCAAGTTCAAATAACCACCGAATTGCAGCCTCAGATCATCACCTAAGAACAACATCAAGTCTTGCTCCAAGGAAAGTGTATGGGAGAGTTGCAGAAAAGAAGGCCATCATAAAGATGATAATGCAAAACAAATCTAATGGTGTAACGGTTCTGCCTATTGTAGGCACTGCAGGTGTTGGGAAGACCACTCTTGCTCAACTCGTATACAATGATCCAGATGTGGAAAGTCATTTTGACACCAAGTTATGGCTTCGGGTATCACACAACTTTGATGAAGTGAGGCTCACAAGGGAGATGCTAGACTTTGTTCCTCAAGATAGATGCGTGGGATCTCTTCACATAAATGAAAGGCATGAAGGAATAAGCAGCTTCGCAAAGCTTCAAGAGATCTTGAAGGAACGTATGGAGTACCAGTTGAAAAGGTTTCTGCTTATTTTAGATGATGTCTGGGACAATCTAGATGATGAGCGGTGGAACAAACTTTTGAATCCTCTGATATCAAGTCAAGCGAAGGGTAATGTAATTCTGGTCACAACTAGAAATTTTTGTGTTGCAAAAAAGAAGGGTACACTTGAACCGATACAGTTATGTGCTTTGGAAGATGAAGATTTTTTGTTACTCTTCAAATCACGTGCATTTGGTGATGAGAACTACAAAGGGGATCCAAGTTTAAGCCTCATTGGGAGGCAAATAGCAGAGAAGTTAGCGGGAAACCCATTAGCAGCAGAAACTGCAGGGGAGCTATTAAGAGAGCATCTTACCATTGACCATTGGACTAAAATTCTGAAGGACGAACACTGGAAATCCCTGCAGCTCAGTACAGGCATCATGTGTGCTCTGAGGCTTAGCTATGATCAGCTACCCTACCATATACAGCAATGTTTCTCATATACTTCTATATTTCCCAGAAGTTATCGGTTTCCTGGAGAGATGTTGGTCCATATTTGGATTTCGCAAGGATTTGTGAACGGTAACCAGTCAAGTAAGAGATTGGAGGAAATAGGACGGCACAATCTGACCGTTTTGGTGAACCTGGGCTTCATTCAGCAAGTTGAAATTTTTTTGTCTTGTCAACCTTGCTATGCTATATGTGGTCTTATGCATCATTTTGGGAGGATAGTTTCAAGAACTGAGTGTGCAATTATAGATGGTCTACAGTGCAATGAAATGTTGCCAACTGTACTTCATTTGTCAATAGTAACTGATTATGCATACAACAAAGATCAGGATGGGGAATTTTCTCGTAATGAACTGTTTGAAAAAACTCTGAATAACACAGTTACATCAGTTAGCAAACTGAGATCATTGGTGTTACTTGGGCACTATGATCCTTGCTTCTTACAATTGTTCCAGCGTAAATTCCAAGAGGCACAGAATTTACGCCTGCTGCAAATGTCTGTGACATCTGTTGATTTTAGTTCCTTCCAGTGCAGTTTCGTAAAGCCTGCACATCTTCGCTATCTAAAACTTGGGTCTGTTGAAGtgcgtggggatttccctcGCGTTTTCAGCAAGTTGTACCAACTCCAAGTATTAGATGTTGGCTTATACGCTCATCCAACTGCACCTAACGGCATTCATAATCTTGTGAGCCTGCGGCTACTTGATTTTAAGGTTCAAACTTCTAGCGGCTCTGAGATAACACAACTCCAATCCATGAACGAGCTTGTACAACTTGGTGTGTCTCAACTTGACAATGTTAAAAGTTCGGAGGAGGCTTATGGGGCAGGACTGAGAAACAAAGGACACTTAGAAAACCTTCACTTGTCCTGGAAGGATACCTTGTCAGATAATGAATCTCCTGCGGACACAGCAAGGAAACATAGCGAAGTGCTTGAGGGTCTTAAACCACATAAGCACTTAAAGCATCTACAGATATCTGGTTATAATGGCACCTCCCCAACTTGGCTCAACAGCAATATGTCAATTACCTCCTTGCAGACGCTTCATCTAGACTGCTGTAGAGAATGGGAAATACTTCCGTCTCTGGAAAGGTTTCCTTGTCTCAGAAAGCTGAAGTTGAACAACATGCGGAAAGTAACAAAAATATTGGTTCCTTCACTGGAGGAGCTAGTTCTAGTTGACATGCCAGAGCTGGAGAGATGTTCATGCACTTCCTTGGAGGGTTTCAACTCTAGCTTAAGATCACTGAGGATCGAGAATTGTGAAAAACTGGAGGTGTTTGATCTGTTTGAGAACGCAGGTAAATTCAAAGTTGAGCACAGGTCATGGCTTTCTGGTGTTAGGGAGCTAATCCTGCTTGATTGCCATCTGTTGAAAGTGTTCAGCCATCTTCCACCATCAGCAACCTTTTCAGAGTTACAAATCAGAGGAGTTTCAACACTTCCGAGCATGAATGGATCTTATGAAAAGTTACATATTGAGTCAGATTGGGAGGATCCCTCTACTGAGTGTGTGGGAGAGGTTTTGGCATTCCATAATCTCAGGAGCCTCAAATTTCTGAGCATAAATGGTTACGGAGTGAATTCAATGTCTATTTTCTTCAAAGATTTAAGCCATCTCGTCTCTTTAAAGAGTTTGGAAATTGCCAGATGCGGAATTGTTTTCTCTTCGTATgttataccagagcctacATGTGAAGATGTGCTCGCTGCAAATCGCAAGCTCTTCCCGTCTCTTCAGAGTCTCACTGTTGAATCATGTAGAATAACGGGGAAGGGGCTATCTCTGATGCTGCAACATTCACCAGTTCTTGAGAAATTGGATTTGTTTGATTGCATAGGTATAACACTCTTAACGGTAGACGAGGAAGAAAACAGTCTATCAAATCTTATCTCAGACAGGGAGACACAAGACGAGCTCTTGCACATTCCATTTAATGTGAGCTCCACTCTCAAGGAGTTAAGTTTTGTTGATTTCCATTGTCTAAGATTTAACGGGAGCAAGAAAGGCTTCTCTGGATTTACCTCCCTTGAGAACCTACATATCTGGGATTGCCCTGAGCTGCTCTCGTCTTTGGTGCGTAAAGACGGAAGTGATGACCAGGCGAACGGAAGATGGCTCCTCCCAGAatcacttggagaacttgatATCGTTAGCTATCCCGAAGAATCACTGCAACGCTGCTTTCCAAATAATCTAAACAGCCTCAAGAAGTTGGTACTGTGGAACGCAGATTTGAAATCTCTACAGCTACATTCATGCACGGGACTGGAAGAGTTGGAATTTGCAGGCTGTGATTCGCTCAGCATAGTAGAGGGCCTGCAGTCCCTTGGCAGCCTCCGAGATTTGACAGTACTTGGCTGCCCTTGCTTGCCATCGTATTTGGAGAGCTTTTCGCGGCAGTGCAATGAGCTGCTCCCGCGACTGGAAACGCTTGTGATCAATGACCCAGGTGTCCTCACCACGTCATTCTGCAAGCACCTCACCTCCCTGCACGACCTAAAACTTGTGTGGATGAAAGTGACGAGACTAacggaggagcaagagagagcgCTTGTGCTCCTCAAGTCCCTGCAAGAGCTCACCTTTGACGGCTGTCATCATGTCATGCATCTTCCCGCGGGGCTGCACACCCTTCCTTCCCTCAAGAGGTTGAAGATTGATTCTTGTTCGAGCATCTTATGGCAGCCGGAAACAGGCTTCCCTGATTCGCTGGAAGAACTGGAACTCTTACGGTGCAGCAAGGAGCTAGACGATGAATGCATGTTGCTAGCGACGCCGATGAGCAAGCTAAAGGTCAAAATCATTCCATGA
- the LOC104581427 gene encoding uncharacterized protein LOC104581427, protein MELPTILLQMLALISGACRDPEKLPGALISCGVVEAAMALCLILSKAPGGLFLHHGKALYYLYYGILIAILIFGLLEASAGFWVSGDVVGRRAAGKTILWVSILPLVIVVALGGFVILKT, encoded by the coding sequence ATGGAGCTCCCAACCATCCTCCTCCAAATGCTGGCCTTGATCTCCGGCGCGTGCCGCGACCCGGAGAAGCTGCCGGGGGCTCTCATCTCGTGCGGCGTCGTCGAAGCCGCCATGGCGCTCTGCCTCATCCTCTCCAAGGCTCCCGGAGGTTTGTTTCTCCACCACGGCAAGGCGCTGTACTATCTGTACTACGGTATCCTCATCGCCATTTTGATATTCGGGCTCTTGGAGGCGTCGGCCGGATTCTGGGTGTCGGGGGACGTTGTCGGACGGCGTGCCGCCGGGAAGACGATCCTCTGGGTTTCCATCCTGCCcctcgtcatcgtcgttgCTCTTGGAGGCTTTGTCATCCTGAAGACCTGA